A single region of the Agromyces sp. Leaf222 genome encodes:
- the recR gene encoding recombination mediator RecR, translating to MYEGIVQELIDELGRLPGIGPKSAQRIAFHIVQTEQFDVSRLAEILMDVRTKVRFCAICGNVSEQETCSICRDPRRDPALICVVEEAKDVVAIERTREFRGLYHVLGGAISPIDGIGPDELRIRQLMQRLADGTVTEVIIATDPNLEGEATATYLSRLLTTLEIRVTRLASGLPVGGDLEYADEVTLGRAFEGRRVVG from the coding sequence ATGTACGAAGGCATCGTCCAAGAACTCATCGACGAACTCGGCCGGCTTCCCGGCATCGGGCCGAAGTCGGCGCAGCGCATCGCGTTCCACATCGTGCAGACCGAGCAGTTCGACGTGAGCCGGCTCGCCGAGATCCTCATGGACGTGCGCACGAAGGTGCGCTTCTGCGCGATCTGCGGCAACGTCTCCGAGCAGGAGACCTGCTCGATCTGCCGTGATCCGCGCCGCGACCCCGCCCTGATCTGCGTGGTCGAAGAGGCGAAGGACGTCGTCGCGATCGAGCGCACGCGCGAGTTCCGCGGGCTCTACCACGTGCTCGGCGGCGCGATCAGCCCGATCGACGGCATCGGGCCCGACGAGCTCCGCATCCGTCAGCTCATGCAGCGCCTCGCCGACGGCACCGTCACCGAGGTCATCATCGCGACCGACCCGAACCTCGAGGGCGAGGCGACGGCGACCTACCTCAGCCGACTGCTCACCACCCTCGAGATCCGCGTCACCCGTCTTGCCTCCGGCCTCCCCGTCGGCGGCGACCTCGAGTACGCCGACGAGGTCACCCTCGGCCGTGCCTTCGAGGGGCGGCGCGTGGTCGGTTGA
- a CDS encoding nuclear transport factor 2 family protein, translated as MAVSRGAEWVAGYVAAWQSNDPDEIGALFTDDAVYLTSPDSQPRVGREQIVAGWLEDLDEPGTWAFDWKVLHEHDGFVVVQGRTVYPARSDYLNLWIIRLAPDGRATEYTEWYMARGHKD; from the coding sequence ATGGCCGTCAGTCGAGGTGCCGAATGGGTTGCGGGGTACGTCGCCGCCTGGCAGTCGAACGACCCCGACGAGATCGGCGCGCTGTTCACCGACGACGCCGTCTACCTCACGAGCCCCGACTCGCAGCCGCGCGTCGGGCGAGAGCAGATCGTCGCGGGCTGGCTCGAAGACCTCGACGAGCCGGGCACCTGGGCCTTCGACTGGAAGGTGCTGCACGAGCACGACGGGTTCGTCGTCGTGCAGGGGCGCACCGTGTATCCGGCCCGCAGCGACTACCTGAACCTCTGGATCATCCGCCTCGCGCCCGACGGCCGTGCCACCGAGTACACCGAGTGGTACATGGCGCGAGGCCACAAGGACTGA
- a CDS encoding alkaline phosphatase family protein has translation MRTRNRAVMLTAGCLGIGLLMPATPAMAHDSGELAATTSFSEDFDSLSGSLGPSVHETHIPKTTLGWTPTAPTGWTVANDASMGAKGKSEWRGWTFATPSFWAAAQGGQGREAFAKGSGVVAVADNDEWDDGNNPGEQLFASTLTSPSVAVTGGSTVHVNFDSNYRQTGPQVAALEVSFDGAAPVRLFEYSTAVLGDQVYLQNRTLTQPVAVPVGATSMKLGWVIEKATNDWYWAVDNISVDSEPRAGAESPLPDPGPRPSDVPDGISSRKVLFIDFDGVRFDKLTEYATPNIDALAAKGQMGVGYMQDNALGPTVSGHGHANLLSGVWVDKHRSPDNNFANPNIEAYPDVLTRLEQVDPGFATFSTADWKPLNDHLILRPDVKIQQTGASAAATDEQSVADALEVLGTRNPDAMVVYLHNGDATGHSYTAESPQYKTTIEKLDAQVGELVAAIEAREAASDEDWLILASTDHGFTGYGHGGDQHLTRMIWTLASGGDVPVSGTATRQWRQVDIAPTALAHLGVDIDPEWGLEGVPIGTESTDPFDTLVGSLGDVVDEAPKPVFSGGWTKQTPRDWQIDEQTPDLGVAEYRGWSFMDGEFWATSEEGQGRGSFVRARDVIAVADPDEWNDKGNPTASGARFDSTLYSPWQDVRPGGAVDVSFLQHYRQITAGVPQHAEVIAEYDDGTSQVLWSRDGVADGALFEINQPVAFSTTAPAGDVSKVRIGWRLSDGANNGYWAVDAPEIRADAPDPAIAPVITSSLTDGAILRGKADVSMTVAGENLQAFHAQLYTADGAQVPSVKGYQWEPSTDSLTLPAVDFSTLADGEYTFVFSAKATSGLRGELEVKVKVDNTRPTLDLTIAEGRADLVATDAVGLRRVAANVYDAANSKLLKAIGSTSASTAIGATEWTGGWTLPSGLASGTYTVRAAVTDLSGNTRTVTSTVTIP, from the coding sequence TGCTCACGGCCGGCTGCCTCGGCATCGGACTCCTCATGCCCGCCACCCCCGCAATGGCCCACGACAGCGGGGAACTCGCCGCGACCACCTCGTTCTCCGAGGACTTCGACTCCCTGAGCGGCTCGCTCGGGCCGTCGGTCCACGAGACCCACATCCCCAAGACCACGCTCGGCTGGACACCCACCGCACCCACCGGCTGGACCGTCGCCAACGATGCATCGATGGGTGCCAAGGGCAAGAGCGAATGGCGCGGCTGGACGTTCGCGACCCCGTCGTTCTGGGCCGCGGCGCAGGGCGGGCAGGGTCGCGAGGCCTTCGCGAAGGGCTCCGGAGTCGTCGCCGTGGCCGACAACGACGAATGGGACGACGGGAACAACCCCGGCGAGCAGCTCTTCGCCAGCACCCTCACGTCGCCGTCCGTCGCCGTCACGGGCGGCTCGACGGTGCACGTCAACTTCGACTCGAACTACCGCCAGACCGGACCCCAGGTCGCCGCGCTCGAGGTGTCGTTCGACGGCGCCGCTCCCGTGCGGCTCTTCGAATACTCGACCGCCGTACTCGGCGACCAGGTGTACCTGCAGAACCGCACGCTCACCCAGCCCGTCGCCGTGCCGGTCGGCGCCACCTCGATGAAGCTCGGTTGGGTCATCGAGAAGGCGACGAACGACTGGTACTGGGCCGTCGACAACATCAGCGTCGACTCCGAGCCGCGCGCCGGCGCCGAATCGCCGCTGCCCGACCCCGGCCCCCGGCCATCCGATGTGCCCGACGGCATCAGCTCCCGCAAGGTGCTCTTCATCGACTTCGACGGTGTTCGTTTCGACAAGCTCACCGAGTACGCGACGCCGAACATCGACGCGCTCGCGGCGAAGGGCCAGATGGGCGTCGGCTACATGCAGGACAACGCGCTCGGCCCGACCGTCTCCGGTCATGGCCACGCCAACCTGCTCTCAGGCGTCTGGGTCGACAAGCACCGGTCCCCCGACAACAACTTCGCCAATCCGAACATCGAGGCCTACCCCGACGTCCTCACCCGGCTCGAGCAGGTCGATCCCGGGTTCGCGACATTCTCCACGGCCGACTGGAAGCCGCTGAACGACCACCTGATCCTCCGTCCGGACGTCAAGATCCAGCAGACCGGGGCCTCCGCCGCAGCCACCGACGAGCAGAGCGTCGCCGACGCTCTCGAGGTGCTCGGAACCCGGAACCCCGACGCGATGGTCGTCTACCTCCACAACGGCGACGCCACCGGCCACAGCTACACGGCCGAATCGCCCCAGTACAAGACCACGATCGAGAAGCTCGACGCGCAGGTCGGCGAACTCGTCGCCGCGATCGAGGCGCGAGAGGCGGCATCCGACGAGGACTGGCTGATCCTCGCCTCCACGGACCACGGCTTCACCGGCTACGGTCACGGCGGCGACCAGCACCTCACCCGCATGATCTGGACCCTCGCGTCCGGCGGCGACGTTCCCGTCTCGGGCACGGCGACCCGGCAGTGGCGACAGGTCGACATCGCGCCGACCGCGCTGGCGCACCTCGGCGTCGACATCGACCCCGAGTGGGGCCTCGAAGGCGTGCCCATCGGCACCGAGTCGACCGACCCGTTCGACACGCTCGTCGGGTCGCTCGGCGACGTCGTCGACGAAGCCCCGAAGCCGGTCTTCTCCGGCGGATGGACGAAGCAGACCCCCCGGGATTGGCAGATCGACGAGCAGACGCCCGACCTCGGCGTCGCCGAGTACCGCGGCTGGTCGTTCATGGACGGCGAGTTCTGGGCGACCAGCGAGGAGGGCCAGGGACGTGGCTCGTTCGTGCGCGCCCGCGACGTGATCGCGGTCGCCGACCCCGACGAGTGGAACGACAAGGGCAACCCCACGGCATCCGGGGCCCGTTTCGACTCGACGCTGTACTCGCCGTGGCAGGACGTGCGCCCCGGCGGCGCCGTCGACGTGTCGTTCCTGCAGCACTACCGGCAGATCACGGCCGGTGTGCCGCAGCATGCGGAGGTCATCGCCGAGTACGACGACGGCACGAGCCAGGTGCTGTGGTCCCGCGACGGCGTCGCCGACGGCGCCCTGTTCGAGATCAACCAGCCCGTCGCGTTCTCGACGACCGCACCGGCCGGTGACGTGAGCAAGGTGCGCATCGGCTGGCGACTCTCCGACGGTGCCAACAACGGCTACTGGGCCGTCGACGCACCCGAAATCCGCGCGGACGCCCCCGACCCCGCGATCGCCCCCGTCATCACGAGCTCGCTCACCGACGGTGCGATCCTCCGCGGCAAGGCGGATGTCTCGATGACCGTCGCCGGCGAGAACCTCCAGGCGTTCCACGCCCAGCTCTACACCGCCGACGGCGCTCAGGTCCCGTCGGTCAAGGGCTACCAGTGGGAGCCGAGCACCGATTCGCTCACCCTCCCGGCGGTCGACTTCAGCACGCTCGCCGACGGCGAGTACACCTTCGTGTTCTCAGCCAAGGCCACGAGCGGGCTTCGTGGCGAGCTCGAGGTGAAGGTGAAGGTGGACAACACCCGACCGACGCTCGACCTGACGATCGCCGAAGGTCGGGCCGACCTCGTCGCGACCGACGCCGTCGGCCTCCGCCGCGTCGCCGCGAACGTCTACGACGCCGCGAACTCCAAGCTGCTGAAGGCGATCGGCTCCACCTCGGCCTCGACCGCGATCGGCGCGACCGAATGGACCGGTGGATGGACGCTGCCGAGCGGCCTCGCCTCCGGCACCTATACGGTGCGCGCAGCCGTCACCGACCTCTCGGGCAACACCCGTACGGTCACCTCGACGGTGACGATCCCGTAG